TCCCTTTTACATGAGGTGCTTGACCTTTATGTGAACCTTTATTTGCCGTAGTGCTGGCAAATTGAGCTGACCAACCTAATGAAAATGGTGTTTTAGCTATTGGAAGCTGAATAAAGGTAGTTAATACTTCAGGGCGAACAGGGGAAATGGTTTCATGTGTGGTTAATTCAAGAGTATGAGTACGGTTATAGCTTAATCCCATAGAAATCAATGGATGCGAATAACGAAGACTAAGATCAACACCTTCAATTAATGCTCTAGGAATATTAAAAGCTTGTAGGTTTAATTTGCCTGCAAGTGACCCCGTATGCCAAGGACCATAAGTAATGTAGTCGGTTGATTTTGTATCAAAATAAGCTGTTTTCAAGGTTAGCTTGTCATGATGTGATAACAGATTTTGGAAGGAAAAGTGGGCGCCATGTTCCCATGTGCTATTTTTTTCTGGTTGTAAATCAGGGTTAGGTACCCAATGCGCATTAAAAAAGCCCATTTTGAAATGAAATGAATCATTAAACATTTCATTTAATGTCGGAGCACGAAATGCCGTTGAATAAGAAGAATAAAGTTGTAACCAGCGTGTTGGCGTCAGTGTTAACGTAATATTCTCCGTAGTTTTTTGATAACTAGAGGCATTTTTTTTAGCTTGTAATGCTCCAGAGGAAAACTTACTAAAAAAAGGATCAATTCCTTTACCTGGTATGTTTTTATAGTAGTGATAACGAATACCCGTAGTGAGTGTTAAAGGAATGACCGGTGTACTTAAGGTATTTTGTAACCAACCCGCGAGATAATGCATTTTTGCTAAGGGAAAGTTTTTTGCTTGCTCATTAGAAACCATTTCTTGCTGATAAACTTCTGTTCCCACAATGACAGATTGATTGATTTTATCGAACCAGTTGATTTTGGCATGATCTTCAAGTTTCATACCATATGTCGATTGTGTCCGAGATTCGAAGGTACCAACTTTACCTTGAACATTATTTTTTAATTCTGATGTTGTCAGTTTGGTATCAGTTAAATACGTTTGGTCAATCTTAAATCGTGAGTAATAAAGATAGGTTGTTAAATCTAGCCATGAGTTGGTATCAGAAGCATAATGGTGAGTCACTGCATAATTTTTTTGCTGTGTTTCACGTTGCATTTGGTTGCTGTTATTTTTGCCGTAGCCACCCATGCGATGTAGCACTTCACGCTGTTCTCCTTCATTATTATAATGGCGAGCTGAAAAGATCAGCGTTTGGTTTTCTGTTGGGTATAAATAGGTTTTCGCAAAGAAATTTTTAACGTGTTCGTGATTTTCCATTTTCTCGCCATTGGCTAGAATAATTGGACCACGTTGGCGTTGATTATAAGCGAGTATAGCTTCAGCGATATCATGCCTTGCCGCAATAATACCACCGTAAGAAAGATGACGATCAGCAGATGAAACAGTACTAAATAATTTAGCGCCTAGTTTTCTATTCGTCATTAATATTGATTGTGGATCAAGGGTAGAAAAAGAGACTACACCACCCATTGCACCTTCACCATGTAGGGTAGAAGAGGCGCCATGTTTTACATCGACACGTTTAATTAAAGAAGGATCAAGAAAAATGCCTCCTAAATTATTTATGGTATTTTCTAAAGGCTGGTGTATCCCATCGACCAGAATTTTGACGCCTTTTTGATCATAACCTCGCATCAAAATGTTAGCACCATTAGCAATACCTGTGCCTGATAGTGTCACACCCGCAACATCTTTTAGTACTTCACCCGTTGTAGATGCGGTTTGTGTTTTTGCTGACGTGATATCAATGACAGAATGAAAGTCAGTAGGTTGGTTATCTTTATACTCAATGACGGTAAGAGAGTCCGTTTGTGTGTTTTCAGAGTGTGCAGAGGCAATAGGGGAATACAACAGACAAAGTGCTGTTGCTATACCTGAATATTTGAAATATTTTTTCAGCATACACATACCATAAATATCCATAGAAAGTCCTTGTATATGGAGTTATTTAGCTGGCTGCCTAGCTGAATCGATAGGTGGCTTGCGAGTTATTGTCAAAAATGATTATTTAGTCAGGATCAGTTTTCCTGCTTTGGTCTGACGTAGTTGATATAAATCTCCGTTATGTTGAATGTAAACCACGCCATCTTTGCCCAATAATTCAATACTATTAATAGATTGAATTATTGAAGAATGAGAGTCCTGTTTAACTAATGAACTATCCAAATTGTTGGCTTTTTTATTCATAACTACACTAAGAGTAATAAGCGTTATCATTATGATAATCATTATCGTTAACAAATATATTTAGACAAGCTTTTTTTAACGTAAACAGGTAAATTTAAGTCATATTGTGAGTGATAAAGCGGTATGTGGTGAAATTTAAAACAAAGGAATAAAAGAGGTTTATCTTTTTACCGAAAAATAAGATCAATATAGAATGAATATAGAAGAAAAATAATAGGGGATAGGATTATCCCCTTAAGAAGTAAGTTTATTAAAATCGACTTTCAACGGCTTGTGCTAATAATTCAAGCAATTGCTCGGTATCATTCCAACTTAAACATGGGTCAGTAATAGATTGTCCATAAACAAGAGGTTTTTCTGGCAAGACTTTTTGCGAGCCTTCTTGTAAAAAGCTTTCAGCCATCACGCCAACAATTGCTTGTGAGCCATCTTTAATTTGTTGACTGACATTGCGAGCCACTTCTAATTGACGGCGATGGATCTTTTCACAATTGCCATGGCTAAAGTCGATAATAAGATGCTCAGGTAAATCCACTTGTTTTAGTG
This portion of the Proteus vulgaris genome encodes:
- a CDS encoding TonB-dependent receptor domain-containing protein, with product MDIYGMCMLKKYFKYSGIATALCLLYSPIASAHSENTQTDSLTVIEYKDNQPTDFHSVIDITSAKTQTASTTGEVLKDVAGVTLSGTGIANGANILMRGYDQKGVKILVDGIHQPLENTINNLGGIFLDPSLIKRVDVKHGASSTLHGEGAMGGVVSFSTLDPQSILMTNRKLGAKLFSTVSSADRHLSYGGIIAARHDIAEAILAYNQRQRGPIILANGEKMENHEHVKNFFAKTYLYPTENQTLIFSARHYNNEGEQREVLHRMGGYGKNNSNQMQRETQQKNYAVTHHYASDTNSWLDLTTYLYYSRFKIDQTYLTDTKLTTSELKNNVQGKVGTFESRTQSTYGMKLEDHAKINWFDKINQSVIVGTEVYQQEMVSNEQAKNFPLAKMHYLAGWLQNTLSTPVIPLTLTTGIRYHYYKNIPGKGIDPFFSKFSSGALQAKKNASSYQKTTENITLTLTPTRWLQLYSSYSTAFRAPTLNEMFNDSFHFKMGFFNAHWVPNPDLQPEKNSTWEHGAHFSFQNLLSHHDKLTLKTAYFDTKSTDYITYGPWHTGSLAGKLNLQAFNIPRALIEGVDLSLRYSHPLISMGLSYNRTHTLELTTHETISPVRPEVLTTFIQLPIAKTPFSLGWSAQFASTTANKGSHKGQAPHVKGKTTNRMQELVQQYPGYGIHDFSISYQSNNNKDIQATLVLANTFNREYYSALGVPQEGRNIKMSVSYRW
- the hemP gene encoding hemin uptake protein HemP translates to MIIIMITLITLSVVMNKKANNLDSSLVKQDSHSSIIQSINSIELLGKDGVVYIQHNGDLYQLRQTKAGKLILTK